One Eurosta solidaginis isolate ZX-2024a chromosome 5, ASM4086904v1, whole genome shotgun sequence DNA segment encodes these proteins:
- the vnc gene encoding N-alpha-acetyltransferase daf-31 — protein MNIRCAKPDDLMSMQHCNLLCLPENYQMKYYFYHGLTWPQLSYVAEDDKGNIVGYVLAKMEEPEPGEESKHGHITSLAVKRSYRRLGLAQKLMNQASQAMVECFDAQYVSLHVRKSNRAALNLYTDSLKFKIIEIEPKYYADGEDAYAMRRDLSEFSKKENDDESIAQETTKSGLMDGSEKDNNKINYRQTVSHDHSGHDGHCC, from the coding sequence ATGAATATCCGCTGTGCAAAGCCCGATGATTTGATGAGTATGCAACATTGTAATTTACTTTGCTTGCCTGAGAATTATCAAATGAAATATTACTTTTATCATGGACTCACATGGCCGCAACTAAGTTATGTTGCTGAAGATGATAAAGGTAATATTGTTGGTTATGTTTTGGCTAAAATGGAGGAACCCGAACCGGGCGAAGAGAGTAAACATGGCCATATTACTTCATTGGCGGTGAAACGTTCATATCGTCGTTTGGGATTGGCACAAAAACTAATGAATCAAGCATCTCAAGCTATGGTCGAGTGTTTCGATGCACAATATGTCTCGTTGCATGTGCGTAAAAGTAATCGTGCTGCTTTAAATCTTTATACCGATTCGTTAAAATTTAAGATTATTGAAATTGAACCGAAATACTACGCAGACGGAGAGGATGCTTATGCTATGCGTCGTGATCTTAGCGAATTTTCTAAAAAGGAAAATGACGATGAGTCAATAGCACAAGAAACAACGAAATCTGGTCTAATGGATGGCAGTGAGAAGGATAATAATAAAATCAACTACAGACAAACAGTGTCGCATGATCACAGCGGCCATGATGGCCATTGTTGCTGA